A genomic region of Manihot esculenta cultivar AM560-2 chromosome 15, M.esculenta_v8, whole genome shotgun sequence contains the following coding sequences:
- the LOC122721891 gene encoding uncharacterized protein LOC122721891, whose product MKTTYYTLKKEKEMSSSNTASTSSVVSSGIWNKIWNLKVPLKLVFIWKACNNALPSRDNLFKRHIAPSPFCQICSKEEETSEHLLFFCPHASATWFSSSLGFKLNKARFGSLSDWWQSLFSIHSSHDNYFTILCSVLCWQLWKSRNQAIFNQTSPNPVVTNRKAHNVIGEVQQLVLP is encoded by the coding sequence ATGAAAACTACATACTATACCTTGAAAAAGGAGAAGGAGATGTCATCTTCTAATACAGCCTCGACATCAAGTGTGGTGTCATCAGGCATATGGAACAAAATCTGGAATTTAAAGGTACCCCTAAAATTAGTCTTTATATGGAAAGCCTGCAATAATGCTTTGCCTTCTAGGGATAATCTTTTCAAAAGACACATTGCTCCTTCTCCATTTTGTCAAATTTGCTCCAAAGAAGAAGAAACGTCGGAACACCTACTTTTTTTCTGTCCTCATGCCTCGGCCACATGGTTCAGTTCCAGCTTGGGTTTTAAGCTAAACAAGGCGAGATTTGGATCTTTAAGTGATTGGTGGCAATCTCTTTTTTCGATACATAGCTCTCATGATAACTACTTTACAATCTTGTGCAGCGTTCTATGTTGGCAATTATGGAAATCCAGAAATCAAGCTATTTTCAATCAGACTAGTCCGAATCCTGTTGTAACGAATAGAAAAGCTCATAATGTAATTGGGGAAGTTCAACAACTTGTTCTTCCATAA
- the LOC110601933 gene encoding transcription factor MYC2, producing the protein MNLWTDDNASVMEAFINSDLAAFSPPPQSAASTSTSTPAPSNIDPNRTTLINQSQPLFNQETLQQRLQALIEGARESWTYAIFWQLSYDYSGASVLGWGDGYYKGEEDKVKGMCKGSSSSAAEQEHRKKVLRELNSLISGPTTDTDTDDAVDEEVTDTEWFFLVSMTHSFVNGSGLPGQAFFNGSPVWVVGPDQLFASPCERARQGQVFGLQTLVCIPSADGVVELGSSEIIYQSSDLMNKVRVLFNFNNLEMGSWPMGTNPDQGENDPSSQWISDPSQSGIEMKEGNSTVPSLGGTMNYNNNNQHVSKGIQFGNPNCSSVTENPSGIHMRNHQQGQQQLQQQMTQGQSCFTRELNFGECGDVDGCSARNGNSNVFKPESGEILNFGESKRRSPDANGKFFSVTSQFVVEENNKKKRSPTSRGSNEEGMLSFTSGVILPSSGGVKSSGGTGDSDHSDLEASVVRETDSSRIVEPEKKPRKRGRKPANGREEPLNHVEAERQRREKLNQRFYALRAVVPNVSKMDKASLLGDAIAYIDELRTKLKTVESDKEELEKQVESMKQEFPSKDPRPEPPSLDQELKMSNNHGTQAIEMDIDVKIIGWDAMIRIQCTKKNHPAARLMAALRELGLDVQHASVSVVNDLMIQQATVKMGSRFYTQEQLRVALSTKVGDS; encoded by the coding sequence ATGAATCTGTGGACGGACGACAACGCGTCAGTCATGGAGGCCTTCATAAACTCCGATCTCGCCGCTTTTTCGCCGCCACCGCAATCCGCTGCTTCCACTTCTACTTCCACTCCTGCGCCATCCAACATCGACCCCAACAGGACCACCCTCATCAACCAATCTCAGCCGCTCTTTAATCAGGAAACTCTTCAGCAACGTCTCCAAGCCTTGATAGAGGGGGCCAGAGAAAGCTGGACCTATGCTATCTTCTGGCAATTGTCTTACGATTACTCTGGTGCTTCCGTGTTGGGGTGGGGTGATGGGTACTATAAAGGAGAGGAGGATAAGGTTAAAGGCATGTGTAAGGGTTCCAGCTCGTCAGCTGCAGAACAGGAGCACCGAAAGAAGGTGCTCCGAGAACTCAATTCCCTGATTTCAGGTCCCACTACCGACACCGACACCGACGATGCAGTTGATGAAGAAGTCACTGATACCGAGTGGTTCTTTCTCGTCTCCATGACTCACTCGTTTGTTAATGGAAGTGGGTTGCCGGGTCAAGCTTTTTTCAATGGGAGTCCGGTCTGGGTTGTTGGGCCTGACCAGCTTTTTGCATCACCATGTGAGCGCGCGAGGCAAGGCCAAGTTTTTGGGTTGCAGACCTTGGTTTGTATCCCATCAGCGGATGGAGTTGTTGAGCTGGGTTCATCTGAGATAATTTATCAGAGCTCGGATCTGATGAATAAGGTTAGGGTTTTGTTTAATTTCAATAATCTGGAGATGGGTTCGTGGCCGATGGGAACGAACCCTGACCAGGGTGAGAATGATCCATCCTCGCAGTGGATCAGTGATCCATCTCAGAGTGGGATTGAAATGAAGGAGGGGAATAGCACAGTTCCATCTTTGGGTGGCACCATGAATTACAATAATAACAATCAGCATGTGTCGAAAGGGATTCAGTTTGGAAACCCCAATTGCAGTAGCGTGACTGAAAACCCCAGCGGAATTCATATGCGAAATCATCAGCAGGGCCAGCAGCAGCTGCAACAGCAGATGACGCAAGGGCAGAGCTGTTTTACACGTGAGTTGAATTTTGGGGAATGTGGTGATGTTGATGGTTGTAGCGCTAGGAATGGGAATTCCAATGTGTTCAAGCCGGAATCAGgggaaattttgaattttggggAGAGTAAGAGGAGGTCTCCTGATGCAAATGGAAAATTCTTTTCAGTTACTTCGCAGTTTGTAGTGGAGgagaataataaaaagaaaagatccCCGACTTCAAGGGGTAGCAATGAAGAAGGGATGCTTTCCTTTACTTCTGGTGTTatcttgccttcttctggtggGGTTAAATCAAGTGGTGGTACAGGTGATTCAGATCACTCTGATCTTGAAGCGTCTGTTGTTAGAGAAACAGATAGCAGCAGAATTGTAGAACCTGAAAAGAAGCCAAGAAAACGAGGAAGAAAACCAGCAAATGGAAGAGAAGAGCCTTTGAATCATGTTGAAGCAGAGAGGCAACGAAGGGAGAAACTTAACCAGAGGTTCTATGCCCTGCGAGCTGTAGTTCCCAATGTGTCAAAGATGGACAAAGCTTCACTTCTTGGAGATGCCATTGCTTATATTGATGAGCTCAGAACAAAGCTAAAAACCGTGGAGTCGGATAAGGAGGAGTTGGAGAAGCAAGTGGAATCAATGAAGCAGGAGTTTCCCAGCAAAGATCCACGCCCAGAGCCACCTTCTCTTGATCAAGAACTCAAGATGTCAAATAACCATGGAACCCAAGCAATAGAAATGGATATCGATGTGAAGATAATTGGCTGGGATGCAATGATAAGAATCCAATGTACCAAAAAGAACCACCCAGCAGCAAGATTAATGGCAGCCCTGAGAGAGTTGGGCCTTGATGTTCAGCATGCCAGTGTGTCAGTggtgaatgatttgatgatccAGCAAGCCACTGTGAAGATGGGAAGTCGGTTTTACACACAAGAGCAGCTCAGGGTAGCCTTATCAACCAAAGTTGGTGACTCCTGA